In Aliarcobacter faecis, a genomic segment contains:
- a CDS encoding glycoside hydrolase family 3 N-terminal domain-containing protein: MIKKLLFLGLFAVYSFGQTYTKQEVEKMIAKMVILGFSETTIDKNKQIYKDVEFGLGGVILFDKDPNDKTKVKNIENLEQLKKLNSDLQNISKQKLLISIDQEGGVVQRLKSDIGFVNTLKASEIAQKGEDFAKISYSNMAKDLKNVGINLNFAPSVDLAINKNNKVIVTRGRSFGENPQIVTKYASIFVDEMKKEKVLSTLKHFPGHGSSLADSHLGFVDISKTWSEKELEPYKYFIKNGKADLIMTAHVYNENLDKNYPATLSYNVNTKLLREKLKFDGVLITDDLQMSAISNHYDLKTTLTLAINSGVNLLLFANQLAKPISLKEIVNTVYTQVKTGEIPLENIIESNKKIDELLKKI, encoded by the coding sequence ATGATTAAAAAATTACTATTTTTAGGTTTATTTGCAGTTTATAGCTTTGGACAAACTTATACAAAACAAGAAGTGGAAAAAATGATTGCAAAAATGGTTATTTTAGGATTCTCTGAAACAACTATAGATAAAAATAAACAGATATATAAAGATGTAGAGTTTGGTTTAGGTGGAGTTATCTTATTTGATAAAGATCCAAATGATAAGACAAAAGTGAAGAATATAGAAAATTTAGAACAACTTAAAAAATTAAATAGTGATTTGCAAAATATCTCTAAGCAAAAACTTTTAATCTCTATTGACCAAGAAGGAGGAGTAGTTCAAAGATTAAAAAGTGATATAGGATTTGTAAATACTTTAAAAGCTAGTGAAATAGCACAAAAAGGTGAAGATTTTGCAAAAATAAGTTATTCAAATATGGCAAAAGATTTAAAGAATGTTGGAATAAATTTAAACTTTGCACCATCAGTTGATTTGGCAATAAATAAAAATAATAAAGTAATAGTAACAAGAGGAAGAAGTTTTGGAGAAAATCCTCAAATTGTTACAAAATATGCTTCTATTTTTGTAGATGAAATGAAAAAAGAGAAAGTTTTATCAACTTTAAAACATTTCCCTGGACATGGTTCTTCTTTAGCTGATTCTCATTTGGGATTTGTAGATATTTCTAAAACTTGGAGTGAAAAAGAGTTAGAACCTTATAAATATTTTATTAAAAATGGTAAAGCAGATTTGATAATGACAGCTCATGTATATAATGAAAATTTAGATAAAAACTATCCTGCAACTTTATCATACAATGTAAATACAAAGCTTTTAAGAGAAAAATTAAAATTTGATGGAGTTTTGATAACTGATGATTTACAAATGAGTGCAATAAGTAATCATTATGATTTAAAAACTACTTTAACTTTAGCAATAAATAGTGGTGTAAATCTTTTACTTTTTGCAAATCAATTAGCAAAACCAATTAGCTTAAAAGAGATTGTAAATACTGTTTACACTCAAGTTAAAACCGGAGAAATTCCACTTGAAAATATAATAGAGTCAAATAAAAAAATAGATGAGCTTTTAAAGAAGATTTAG
- a CDS encoding DnaJ domain-containing protein produces MNYEDFIKAVELFGIISKMSKKDIKKRYLKLSKKYHPDMQSGSNEKFIELKQAYEILQEYMENYSFSFEKDEFKKQFPAFTNYKNWVK; encoded by the coding sequence ATGAACTATGAAGATTTTATAAAAGCAGTTGAACTGTTTGGAATTATCTCTAAAATGAGTAAAAAAGATATAAAAAAGAGATATTTGAAATTATCAAAAAAGTATCATCCAGATATGCAAAGTGGAAGTAATGAGAAGTTTATAGAACTTAAACAAGCTTATGAAATTTTGCAAGAGTATATGGAAAATTATAGTTTCTCTTTTGAAAAAGATGAGTTTAAAAAGCAGTTTCCAGCTTTTACAAATTACAAAAATTGGGTTAAATAG
- a CDS encoding J domain-containing protein, which translates to MGQIINLAITILILYLIFTNFGTFLMIIGGIILFFAILTYFIRKSFLKNASRFQYKYQSFDFNNFNQNFNNSDFKGNFYNQTSKLEEAKEFFGFSFTPSKDDIKKRYKELARVYHPDLNGGDEEKMKKLNEYRDILMQAYAQ; encoded by the coding sequence ATGGGACAAATTATAAATTTAGCAATTACTATTTTAATTTTATATCTAATATTTACAAATTTTGGAACTTTTTTAATGATAATTGGGGGAATAATACTTTTTTTTGCAATTCTTACATATTTTATTAGAAAATCTTTTCTTAAAAATGCTTCAAGATTTCAATACAAGTACCAAAGTTTTGATTTCAATAATTTCAACCAAAATTTTAATAATAGTGATTTTAAAGGAAACTTTTATAATCAAACTTCAAAACTAGAAGAGGCAAAAGAGTTTTTTGGTTTCTCTTTTACTCCATCAAAAGATGATATAAAAAAAAGATATAAAGAGCTAGCAAGAGTTTATCATCCTGATTTAAATGGAGGAGATGAAGAAAAAATGAAAAAATTAAATGAGTATAGAGATATTTTAATGCAAGCTTACGCGCAATAA
- a CDS encoding type II toxin-antitoxin system antitoxin SocA domain-containing protein yields the protein MIDMTKVANIILYMLHKQVKALNHKKIELMLFFMELNHLKFCGKKITNETFIKTQRGVKALVLDELFSIILEEIEFEDEDDDRVFFIQELMDFLEIDIVEKSTFKELKFYKLEEEFDESLFSKDEITTIHKIVSLYKDTSVRNLANECFILDRVRNNKNDEIIL from the coding sequence ATGATAGATATGACAAAAGTAGCAAATATTATTTTATATATGTTACACAAACAAGTAAAAGCACTAAATCACAAAAAAATTGAGTTAATGCTCTTTTTTATGGAACTAAATCATCTGAAATTTTGCGGGAAAAAGATTACTAATGAAACTTTTATAAAAACTCAAAGAGGAGTTAAAGCTTTAGTTTTAGATGAACTTTTCTCTATTATTTTAGAAGAAATAGAGTTTGAAGATGAAGATGATGATAGAGTTTTTTTTATTCAAGAGTTAATGGATTTTTTAGAGATAGATATAGTTGAGAAATCTACTTTTAAAGAGTTAAAATTTTATAAATTAGAGGAAGAGTTTGATGAGTCATTATTCTCAAAAGATGAGATAACAACTATTCATAAAATAGTATCTTTATATAAAGATACTAGTGTAAGAAATCTTGCAAATGAGTGTTTTATCTTAGATAGAGTAAGAAATAATAAAAATGATGAAATAATTTTATGA
- a CDS encoding methyl-accepting chemotaxis protein, with translation MKISQKLYLSFSLMILLIIILTVIGINRVSVIDNTLKNNVELTSTKQRYAINFRGSVHDRAISIRDVVLSEDKDSALFKSSIENIKRLAEFYEQSSKSMDKIFTNKDNFVEEELVILKKIKDVENNTFPLVEEIIKLKLAQNNEKALSILLNQANPSFSNWLKVINEFIDYQEAKNSTFISKVKDVASDFSYTMIIFLLIAIVLAIVIAYFISKQLVDMVNKIQIGLQSFFNFLNRETSTITLLDINSKDEFGKMASLVNSNIEKTKDTIIEDNKFINAVSVFVQELKSGNNIAKFNLEVNTPIFKELKKSLEELQYYLEHTIARDTNVLLNVLEKFKNKDYTARFPNPYASVAVTINELGDVICNILAENKSNGLTLENSSTILLDNVHKLNLSSNEAAASLEETAAALEEITSNIRNNTENIAKMAKYSNEITKASSEGEKLANKTTLAMDEINVQVNLVNEAISVIDQIAFQTNILSLNAAVEAATAGEAGKGFAVVAQEVRNLASRSAEAAKDIKNIVEEATQKANEGKDIANEMIKGYKGLNDSINQTINIISDVEMSSKEQLSGIEQINDAVNQLDQQTQQNASIATQAHDVASLTDNIAKLIVKNANEKEFIGKNEVKAKNLETLNKQASQIITKKVEKQKIVEAPKKSKSITSNTSNDEWESF, from the coding sequence ATGAAAATTTCTCAAAAGTTGTACTTAAGTTTTAGTTTAATGATTTTATTAATCATAATATTAACAGTCATTGGGATTAATAGAGTTTCAGTTATCGATAATACTTTAAAAAATAATGTAGAATTAACATCTACTAAACAAAGATATGCCATAAATTTTCGTGGAAGTGTTCATGATAGAGCAATCTCTATAAGAGATGTTGTTTTATCAGAGGATAAAGATTCTGCTTTATTTAAAAGTTCTATTGAGAATATTAAAAGATTGGCAGAGTTTTATGAACAATCTTCTAAATCTATGGATAAGATTTTTACAAATAAAGATAACTTTGTTGAAGAAGAGTTAGTTATTCTTAAAAAAATTAAAGATGTAGAAAATAATACTTTTCCTTTAGTAGAAGAGATTATAAAACTAAAATTAGCACAAAATAATGAAAAAGCTCTAAGCATACTTTTAAATCAAGCAAACCCTTCTTTTTCAAATTGGCTAAAAGTAATTAATGAGTTTATTGATTATCAAGAAGCAAAAAATAGTACTTTTATATCAAAAGTAAAAGATGTTGCTAGTGACTTTTCATACACTATGATAATCTTTTTACTTATAGCTATAGTTCTAGCTATTGTAATAGCTTATTTTATATCTAAACAACTTGTAGATATGGTAAATAAAATTCAAATAGGTTTACAAAGTTTTTTTAACTTTTTAAATAGAGAAACTTCTACTATTACCCTATTAGATATAAACTCTAAAGATGAATTTGGGAAAATGGCAAGTTTAGTAAATAGTAATATTGAAAAAACAAAAGATACAATTATAGAAGACAATAAGTTTATAAATGCTGTTTCTGTATTTGTTCAAGAGTTAAAATCAGGGAATAATATTGCAAAATTTAATTTAGAGGTTAATACTCCTATCTTTAAAGAGTTAAAAAAATCTTTAGAAGAGTTACAATACTATCTTGAACATACAATAGCAAGAGATACAAATGTTTTATTAAATGTTCTTGAAAAATTCAAAAATAAAGATTATACAGCGAGATTTCCAAATCCTTATGCTTCTGTTGCTGTTACTATAAATGAACTAGGTGATGTAATCTGTAATATATTAGCTGAAAATAAATCAAATGGTTTAACTTTAGAGAATAGTTCAACTATCTTACTTGATAATGTACATAAATTAAACCTAAGTTCAAATGAAGCAGCAGCAAGCCTAGAAGAGACAGCAGCAGCACTAGAAGAGATAACAAGTAATATAAGAAATAATACAGAAAATATTGCAAAAATGGCTAAATACTCTAATGAAATAACAAAAGCTTCATCTGAAGGTGAGAAATTAGCAAACAAAACAACTTTAGCAATGGATGAGATAAATGTCCAAGTAAATTTAGTAAATGAAGCTATAAGTGTAATTGACCAAATCGCATTCCAAACAAATATTCTTTCGCTTAATGCAGCGGTAGAAGCAGCAACAGCTGGAGAAGCTGGAAAAGGCTTTGCAGTTGTTGCTCAAGAAGTAAGAAACTTAGCAAGTAGAAGTGCAGAAGCAGCAAAAGATATTAAAAATATAGTCGAAGAGGCAACACAAAAAGCAAATGAAGGTAAAGATATCGCAAATGAGATGATTAAAGGTTATAAAGGATTAAATGATTCAATTAACCAAACAATAAATATAATTTCAGATGTAGAGATGTCAAGTAAAGAGCAACTAAGTGGAATTGAGCAGATAAATGATGCTGTAAATCAACTAGACCAACAAACTCAACAAAATGCTAGTATAGCAACTCAAGCTCATGATGTTGCAAGTTTAACAGATAATATTGCTAAACTAATAGTAAAAAATGCAAATGAAAAAGAGTTTATTGGTAAAAATGAAGTTAAAGCAAAAAATTTAGAAACTTTAAATAAACAAGCATCTCAGATTATTACAAAAAAAGTAGAAAAACAAAAAATAGTAGAAGCTCCAAAAAAGAGTAAATCTATCACTTCTAATACATCTAATGATGAGTGGGAAAGCTTTTAA
- a CDS encoding acyl-CoA thioesterase, translated as MNENIKREKSLTMTMLMTPDKANFSGKHVHGGEILKMLDHVAYACAARYAGTYAVTLSVDMVLFKDPIKIGSLVTFHASVNYTGRTSMEIGIKVVSEDIKDHSIKNTNVCYFTMIAVDEEGKPTPVPKLELITEDDKRRYNDAINRREFRMSSRHAK; from the coding sequence ATGAATGAAAATATTAAAAGAGAAAAATCTCTAACTATGACTATGCTTATGACACCAGATAAAGCAAACTTTTCAGGAAAACATGTTCATGGTGGAGAGATTCTAAAAATGCTAGACCATGTAGCTTATGCTTGTGCAGCTAGATATGCAGGAACTTATGCAGTTACACTCTCTGTTGATATGGTTTTATTTAAAGATCCTATAAAAATTGGCTCACTTGTAACTTTCCATGCTTCTGTAAATTATACAGGAAGAACATCTATGGAAATAGGAATAAAAGTAGTTTCAGAAGATATAAAAGACCATAGTATAAAAAATACAAATGTATGTTATTTCACAATGATTGCTGTTGATGAAGAGGGAAAACCAACACCTGTTCCAAAACTAGAGCTTATAACTGAAGATGATAAAAGAAGATATAATGATGCAATAAATAGAAGAGAGTTTAGAATGTCTTCAAGACATGCTAAATAG
- a CDS encoding N-acetyltransferase: MEIEFYKPTVLDIPKMQELVRPEVDKGIILLRTQDEMATTIRSYIIVKVDGEMAGFTATHIHSSRMAEVRSLIVNEKFRGLGLGKKLVNECVKEAKFYGIKQVLSLTYEKDFFLSCGFREIPKEEIPEQKIWADCIRCKLFPICNEIAMVKDIED; this comes from the coding sequence TTGGAAATTGAATTTTATAAGCCCACTGTTCTTGATATACCAAAAATGCAAGAATTAGTTCGTCCTGAAGTTGATAAGGGAATAATACTTTTAAGAACTCAAGATGAGATGGCTACGACAATTAGATCTTATATAATTGTAAAAGTAGATGGTGAGATGGCTGGGTTTACAGCAACTCATATCCACTCTTCTAGAATGGCAGAAGTACGAAGTTTAATAGTAAATGAGAAATTTAGAGGTTTAGGTTTAGGAAAAAAACTTGTAAATGAGTGTGTAAAAGAGGCTAAATTTTATGGAATAAAACAGGTTTTATCTTTGACTTATGAAAAAGATTTCTTCTTAAGTTGTGGTTTTAGAGAGATTCCAAAAGAGGAGATTCCAGAACAAAAAATTTGGGCGGATTGTATTCGCTGTAAACTTTTTCCAATTTGTAATGAAATTGCAATGGTAAAAGATATAGAAGATTAA
- the yihA gene encoding ribosome biogenesis GTP-binding protein YihA/YsxC, which yields MNLIDAKFLQSAQSLNDSPPPSMAEVAFLGRSNVGKSSILNSLTKQKGLAKSSSTPGKTQLINYFEIKFKTNDEQTPYVYARFVDLPGFGYAKVAKSLKASWNRNLTNYLEERPNLQVFVHLIDSRHPELEIDKNVDEFVKHIKRGDQIIINAFTKIDKLNSSELSKLKRDYPDGIFVSNLKKKGIIDLQNKITEHLFGN from the coding sequence ATGAATTTAATAGATGCCAAATTTTTACAATCAGCTCAAAGCCTGAATGATTCTCCACCACCTTCAATGGCTGAAGTTGCATTTTTAGGAAGATCTAATGTTGGAAAATCTTCAATTTTAAACTCTTTAACAAAGCAAAAAGGATTAGCAAAATCTTCTTCAACACCTGGTAAAACTCAGCTTATAAACTATTTTGAGATTAAATTTAAGACAAATGATGAGCAAACTCCTTATGTTTATGCAAGATTTGTTGATTTACCAGGTTTTGGATATGCAAAAGTTGCAAAAAGTTTAAAAGCTTCTTGGAATAGAAATCTTACTAATTATTTGGAAGAGAGACCAAATTTACAAGTTTTTGTCCATTTAATAGATTCAAGACATCCAGAGCTAGAGATTGACAAAAATGTTGATGAATTTGTAAAACATATAAAAAGAGGGGACCAGATAATTATAAATGCTTTTACAAAAATAGATAAATTAAATAGTAGTGAGTTATCAAAATTGAAACGAGATTATCCAGATGGAATTTTTGTTTCAAACTTAAAGAAAAAAGGTATAATTGATTTACAAAATAAAATTACGGAGCATCTATTTGGAAATTGA
- a CDS encoding LptA/OstA family protein yields MRYLVITLLLTKLLFAQNDILEIDAIDFQADDKKGISIFTGNVKVRMNQDKLNAKKVEVYFETDKKTNNKTPLRYEAIGDADFEIVTADKHYVGKGDKIIYNPKKEEYNIIGNGFVHEKNDDRKVYGDNIFINQLSGEAKVKGSENNPVKFIINVERGEKK; encoded by the coding sequence ATGAGATATTTAGTTATAACGCTACTACTTACAAAATTACTATTTGCACAAAATGATATATTAGAAATTGATGCAATAGATTTTCAAGCTGATGATAAAAAGGGAATTTCTATATTTACTGGAAATGTAAAAGTTAGAATGAATCAAGATAAATTAAATGCAAAAAAAGTTGAAGTTTATTTTGAAACAGATAAAAAAACGAATAATAAAACTCCTCTTAGATATGAAGCTATTGGTGATGCTGATTTTGAAATAGTAACTGCTGATAAACACTATGTTGGAAAAGGAGATAAGATAATTTATAACCCTAAAAAAGAGGAGTATAATATTATAGGAAATGGTTTTGTTCATGAAAAAAATGATGATAGAAAAGTTTATGGAGATAATATTTTTATAAATCAATTAAGTGGTGAAGCTAAGGTTAAAGGAAGTGAAAACAATCCTGTAAAGTTTATCATAAATGTTGAACGAGGCGAAAAAAAATAG
- the lptC gene encoding LPS export ABC transporter periplasmic protein LptC: MALKIFIFSILIISTIFYFVPIENSKYSKNKEDIPQVIFENPTMYTLNDIGVSKVVIASNVLRYKTKDEMYLANITLKNQDKTKDFISENIKADKIEKRGSIFDFIDNVKYVRDDFVKVDTDFLKYDEIKKIATNSHPFKASYKTHNYKGTNLYLDATNDFIKSKNTHFEIDLKENKGK, translated from the coding sequence ATGGCTTTAAAAATATTTATCTTCTCTATTCTTATTATAAGTACAATTTTTTATTTTGTTCCAATTGAAAATTCAAAATATAGTAAGAATAAAGAAGATATCCCTCAAGTAATATTTGAAAACCCTACAATGTATACTCTAAATGATATTGGTGTATCAAAAGTTGTAATTGCCTCAAATGTTTTAAGATATAAAACTAAAGATGAAATGTATTTAGCTAATATTACTTTGAAAAACCAAGATAAAACAAAGGATTTTATTTCTGAAAATATAAAGGCTGATAAAATAGAGAAAAGAGGAAGTATTTTTGATTTTATAGATAATGTTAAATATGTAAGAGATGATTTTGTAAAAGTTGATACAGATTTTTTAAAATATGATGAGATTAAAAAAATAGCTACAAATTCACACCCTTTTAAAGCTAGCTATAAAACACACAATTATAAAGGTACAAATTTATATTTAGATGCTACAAATGATTTTATAAAATCAAAAAATACACATTTTGAAATTGATCTTAAAGAAAATAAAGGAAAATAG
- a CDS encoding KdsC family phosphatase, giving the protein MIELLVFDVDGTLTNGDIIYSSSFEEFKTFNVNDGFAIVFWTKHLGKKAAIITGRESKIVEYRANELKIEYLYQNVKDKKAVLDEILEKEGLNYNQVAAIGDDLNDLKMLKSVGLSFSPQNAVELVKNSVDVVCQKEGGKGAAREMIEYVLKKSNLEEEFLKIWL; this is encoded by the coding sequence ATGATAGAACTTCTTGTTTTTGATGTAGATGGAACTCTTACAAATGGTGATATTATCTACTCTAGTAGCTTTGAAGAGTTTAAAACTTTTAATGTAAATGATGGTTTTGCTATAGTTTTTTGGACAAAACATTTAGGGAAAAAAGCAGCAATTATAACTGGTCGAGAGTCAAAAATTGTTGAATATAGAGCAAATGAACTAAAAATAGAGTATCTATATCAAAATGTAAAAGATAAAAAAGCAGTTCTTGATGAGATTTTAGAAAAAGAGGGGTTAAATTATAATCAAGTTGCTGCAATTGGAGATGATTTAAATGACCTTAAAATGCTAAAAAGTGTAGGATTATCTTTCTCTCCACAAAATGCAGTAGAATTAGTAAAAAATAGTGTAGATGTTGTTTGCCAAAAAGAGGGTGGTAAAGGAGCTGCACGTGAGATGATAGAGTATGTTTTAAAAAAGAGTAATTTAGAAGAGGAGTTTCTAAAAATATGGCTTTAA
- the hisB gene encoding imidazoleglycerol-phosphate dehydratase HisB: MVEIIRDTKETQIKCSLELNGCGKFSINTGVGFFDHMLEALSKHSGIDINLECKGDLHIDYHHTVEDCGIVLGQALKKAIFPIQAVERYGNATVVMDEAAVSCALDLSNRPFLVYEINVSEKVGLFDVELVEEFFHALSGNAGITLHLIQDRGKNKHHIIEATFKSFAVALRRALVKNERLGIPSTKGVL; the protein is encoded by the coding sequence ATGGTAGAGATAATTAGAGATACAAAAGAGACACAAATTAAATGTAGTTTAGAGTTAAATGGTTGTGGAAAATTTTCTATAAATACAGGAGTTGGTTTTTTTGACCATATGCTTGAAGCCCTATCAAAACATAGTGGAATTGATATAAATTTAGAGTGTAAAGGAGATTTACATATAGATTATCATCATACAGTTGAAGATTGCGGAATAGTTTTGGGACAAGCTTTAAAAAAGGCAATTTTTCCAATACAAGCAGTTGAAAGATATGGAAATGCAACAGTTGTTATGGATGAAGCAGCAGTTTCTTGTGCTTTAGATTTATCAAATAGACCATTTTTAGTTTATGAGATAAATGTAAGTGAAAAAGTAGGGCTTTTTGATGTTGAATTAGTAGAAGAGTTTTTTCATGCCTTAAGTGGGAATGCTGGAATTACTTTGCATTTAATTCAAGATAGAGGAAAAAATAAGCACCATATTATTGAAGCTACATTTAAATCTTTTGCTGTTGCCCTAAGAAGAGCTTTAGTAAAAAATGAGAGATTAGGAATTCCAAGTACAAAAGGTGTTCTATGA
- a CDS encoding septal ring lytic transglycosylase RlpA family protein, with amino-acid sequence MGAVSIFLFTGCSSKSVDNDYHKFYKNTNNLNINNSPEMHRATMRPYSVFGIKYYPEIAKIGDKFDGVASWYGPDFHSKKTSNGEIYNMYDMTAAHKTLPMNTVVKVDNLENGKSTIVRINDRGPFVAGRIIDLSNKAAHAINMVGAGTAKVRVTVLGYNGEVENNKAPVVETVQAPKEEKIEAFEATEIKEDNIVVTTPTNSQIGVKVTNNTNTKTSTKNTNSSSKIAIQVGAFSKIEGANKIKTEYQKKYPSKIVEYINQNGLYKVLIKGFSSEQEAQSFRSVNGLNNAVIIK; translated from the coding sequence ATGGGGGCTGTTAGCATTTTCTTATTTACAGGGTGTTCAAGTAAAAGTGTAGATAATGACTATCACAAATTTTATAAAAACACAAATAACTTAAATATAAATAATTCTCCAGAGATGCATAGAGCTACAATGAGACCTTATAGTGTTTTTGGCATAAAATATTATCCAGAGATAGCAAAAATAGGTGATAAGTTTGATGGAGTTGCATCTTGGTATGGACCAGATTTTCACTCTAAAAAGACATCAAATGGTGAAATTTACAATATGTATGATATGACAGCGGCTCATAAAACTCTACCTATGAATACTGTTGTAAAAGTTGATAATCTTGAAAATGGTAAAAGTACGATAGTAAGAATAAATGATAGAGGACCTTTTGTAGCTGGAAGAATTATTGATTTATCAAATAAAGCAGCACATGCTATAAATATGGTTGGAGCAGGAACAGCAAAGGTTAGAGTTACAGTTTTGGGATATAATGGGGAAGTTGAAAATAATAAAGCTCCAGTTGTAGAAACAGTACAAGCACCTAAAGAAGAAAAGATAGAGGCTTTTGAAGCAACTGAAATTAAAGAGGATAATATTGTTGTTACAACACCAACAAATAGTCAAATTGGAGTAAAAGTAACAAATAATACAAATACAAAAACTTCTACTAAAAATACAAATTCTAGTTCAAAAATTGCTATTCAAGTAGGAGCTTTTAGTAAAATTGAGGGTGCAAATAAAATAAAAACAGAGTATCAAAAGAAATACCCTTCAAAAATAGTAGAGTATATAAACCAAAATGGTTTATATAAGGTTTTAATAAAAGGGTTTTCAAGTGAGCAAGAAGCACAAAGTTTTAGATCAGTAAATGGTTTAAATAATGCAGTTATAATTAAATAG
- a CDS encoding lytic transglycosylase domain-containing protein — MIKILIIIFIFFSQTFADEIKLKVLNDLGVNNSFLDTEIFNSTYSEYSSSSKIIYYNNILRKSALNMEIVKEEIENRNLPEAMFFIPLFESSYVNQGKGKGPGGLWQIIPQTASNLKLRIDDSIDERLDLLKSTNAAATYLKKYYKTFKKWYLAIAAYNSGEGRIISGIARASLDKYLEENPTEHSNPTIKVYKKYIDDYLKNKKGMGNLYIIYERYKDYFDFTYLVKNNHKDYFPKHTITYIAKIITFTILKEKDSFSAIDKKAKYNLEIVNPPKGVQLKSIATMLNMNYEEFKSLNKHIKKDTLPSNIKSYNIYIPHTKLDVYNQKVGNIKPTIIKNNNKEQIDNKKATKNEAKKTSNIKQNSLIYTVKSGDTLEMIAKKNKTTTKKLKFISRKNPKVLSIGDKIEIVQ; from the coding sequence TTGATTAAAATATTAATAATAATCTTCATCTTTTTTTCACAAACTTTTGCTGACGAGATAAAATTAAAAGTTTTAAATGATTTGGGAGTTAATAACTCCTTTTTGGATACAGAAATTTTTAACTCTACATATAGTGAATATAGTTCTAGCTCAAAAATTATCTACTATAATAATATTTTAAGAAAATCAGCATTAAATATGGAAATTGTAAAAGAGGAGATAGAAAATAGAAATTTACCAGAAGCTATGTTTTTTATCCCTTTATTTGAATCTAGTTATGTAAATCAAGGTAAAGGAAAAGGTCCAGGTGGACTTTGGCAAATAATTCCCCAAACAGCAAGTAACTTGAAATTAAGAATTGATGATAGTATTGATGAGAGACTTGATTTACTAAAATCAACAAATGCAGCAGCTACATATTTAAAAAAATATTATAAGACTTTTAAGAAATGGTATTTAGCAATAGCCGCATATAATAGTGGAGAAGGCAGAATAATTAGTGGAATTGCAAGGGCTAGCTTAGATAAATATTTAGAAGAAAATCCAACTGAGCATAGTAATCCAACTATAAAGGTTTATAAAAAATATATAGATGATTATCTTAAAAATAAAAAAGGTATGGGTAATTTATATATAATTTATGAAAGATATAAAGATTACTTTGATTTTACATATTTAGTAAAAAATAATCATAAAGACTATTTTCCAAAGCATACAATTACCTATATAGCAAAAATAATAACATTTACTATTTTAAAAGAGAAAGACTCTTTTAGTGCAATAGATAAAAAGGCAAAATATAATTTAGAAATTGTAAATCCACCAAAAGGTGTTCAATTAAAGTCTATTGCTACTATGTTAAATATGAATTATGAAGAGTTTAAGAGTTTAAATAAACATATTAAAAAAGATACTTTACCATCAAACATAAAGTCATATAATATTTATATCCCTCATACTAAATTAGATGTTTATAATCAAAAAGTGGGTAATATAAAGCCAACTATTATAAAAAATAATAATAAAGAACAGATTGATAATAAAAAAGCAACAAAAAATGAAGCCAAAAAAACTAGTAATATAAAACAAAATAGTCTTATATATACTGTAAAATCTGGTGATACTTTGGAAATGATTGCTAAAAAAAATAAAACTACTACTAAAAAATTAAAATTTATTAGTAGAAAAAATCCAAAAGTGTTAAGTATAGGAGATAAAATTGAGATTGTTCAATAG